One Aquarana catesbeiana isolate 2022-GZ linkage group LG06, ASM4218655v1, whole genome shotgun sequence genomic region harbors:
- the LOC141148347 gene encoding F-box only protein 6-like isoform X2 — protein MWTINSLKKNLIKNPCALEDFKYWTIDENGGDKWRIEDLPGGFGELFPNPSVSKYFVTSYRPCKKSQIIDLKNEGFSAEIMDEAQPAIIITDWYASRKDCSCQYELLVRLLSADKKSIQEFRPQPVNLPGGDGQWHYVTHTFSNYGPGVRYISFQHGGKDTKGWAGWYGVRVTNSSVSIDI, from the exons CCTGAAGAAGAACTTGATCAAAAATCCATGCGCTCTAG AGGATTTTAAATACTGGACCATAGATGAAaatggtggtgataaatggagaattGAAGATTTGCCTGGAGGTTTCGGAGAGCTTTTTCCAAATCCATCTGTCTCAAAATACTTTGTAACCTCTTACCG ACCCTGCAAGAAGTCCCAGATTATTGACCTAAAGAATGAGGGGTTCAGTGCTGAGATTATGGACGAAGCTCAACCGGCCATTATCATCACAGACTG GTATGCGTCTAGGAAGGACTGTAGCTGCCAGTATGAGTTGTTGGTCCGACTGCTTTCTGCAGACAAGAAATCTATACAGGAGTTTCGCCCACAGCCCGTGAACCTACCGGGCGGTGATGGCCAATGGCATTAT GTAACACACACATTCAGTAACTATGGACCAGGAGTGCGCTATATATCTTTTCAGCATGGCGGGAAGGACACTAAAGGCTGGGCCGGCTGGTATGGAGTGCGAGTCACCAACAGCAGCGTCTCTATAGACATTTAG
- the LOC141148347 gene encoding uncharacterized protein isoform X1, translated as MWTINSLKKNLIKNPCALEDFKYWTIDENGGDKWRIEDLPGGFGELFPNPSVSKYFVTSYRNEGYSMREIAKKLKISYNGVYYSLQRTAQTGSNQSRKRSGRPRCTTKQEDKHIRVSSLRNRHLTGPQLASSLNSTRKTPVSTSTVKRRLRDFGLQGRVAKKKPYLRLANKRKRLRWAKEHRQWTEEDWKKVLWTDAKGEQCCNCCKRRIL; from the exons CCTGAAGAAGAACTTGATCAAAAATCCATGCGCTCTAG AGGATTTTAAATACTGGACCATAGATGAAaatggtggtgataaatggagaattGAAGATTTGCCTGGAGGTTTCGGAGAGCTTTTTCCAAATCCATCTGTCTCAAAATACTTTGTAACCTCTTACCG aaatgaaggctattccatgcgagaaattgcaaagaaattgaagatttcctacaacggtgtgtactactcccttcagaggacagcacaaacaggctctaaccagagtagaaaaagaagtgggaggccgcgttgcacaactaagcaagaagataagcacattagagtctctagtttgagaaacagacacctcacaggtccccaactggcatcttcattaaatagtacccgcaaaacaccagtgtcaacatctacagtgaagaggcggctgcgggattttgggcttcagggcagagtggcaaagaaaaagccatatctgagactggccaataaaagaaaaagattaagatgggcaaaagaacacagacaatggacagaggaagactggaaaaaagtgttgtggacggatgccaaaggtgagcaatgctgtaattgctgcaaaaggaggattctttga